A region of Flavobacteriales bacterium DNA encodes the following proteins:
- the rplP gene encoding 50S ribosomal protein L16 — MLQPKRTKFRKMHKMKMKGLANRGSQLAYGSFGIKAMEGAWITARQIEAARIAVTRYMKREGQVWIKIFPDKPITKKPAEVRMGKGKGSPEYWVAVVKPGCIMFEIEGVDSTIAKEALRLAAQKLPITTKFVTRRDYTGA; from the coding sequence ATGCTACAGCCAAAAAGGACGAAGTTCCGCAAAATGCACAAAATGAAAATGAAAGGTCTTGCCAATCGTGGCAGTCAGTTGGCCTATGGTTCATTTGGCATTAAGGCAATGGAAGGTGCGTGGATCACTGCACGTCAGATAGAAGCTGCCCGTATTGCGGTAACCCGATACATGAAAAGGGAAGGACAGGTTTGGATCAAGATTTTTCCAGACAAGCCGATCACTAAGAAGCCTGCAGAGGTTCGTATGGGTAAGGGTAAAGGTTCTCCAGAATATTGGGTGGCCGTTGTGAAGCCTGGTTGCATCATGTTCGAAATTGAAGGTGTAGACTCAACCATCGCAAAAGAGGCCTTGAGACTTGCAGCACAGAAACTTCCTATCACAACCAAGTTTGTGACCAGAAGAGATTATACCGGAGCTTAA
- the rpmD gene encoding 50S ribosomal protein L30, with protein MATIKVKQVRSAINRTARQKKTLQALGLKKMNQVVEHENTPQIMGMVKAVGHLVEVVE; from the coding sequence ATGGCTACGATCAAGGTAAAGCAAGTAAGAAGCGCAATCAACAGAACTGCGCGCCAGAAGAAGACTCTTCAGGCTTTGGGATTGAAAAAAATGAACCAGGTGGTTGAACACGAGAACACTCCGCAGATCATGGGAATGGTAAAAGCGGTAGGTCACTTGGTAGAAGTAGTAGAATAA
- a CDS encoding 30S ribosomal protein S5 — translation MKRVKSTDIELKDRVVGIQRVTKVTKGGRTFSFSAIVVVGDENGVVGHGLGKAKEVTEAIAKGIDDAKKNLVRVPLINGTVPHEQENKYCGARVFLKPASLGTGVIAGGAMRAVLEAAGVKNVLAKSKGSSNPHNVVKATFLALSEMRDAIAVSNQRGVKLDVVFNG, via the coding sequence ATGAAAAGAGTAAAATCAACAGATATTGAGCTGAAAGACCGCGTAGTTGGTATTCAGCGTGTAACCAAGGTGACCAAGGGTGGTAGAACCTTCAGTTTCTCAGCCATCGTTGTAGTTGGTGATGAGAACGGAGTTGTAGGACACGGTCTTGGAAAAGCAAAGGAAGTTACTGAAGCTATCGCTAAAGGAATTGACGATGCGAAGAAGAACTTGGTCCGTGTGCCACTTATCAATGGAACTGTTCCGCACGAGCAAGAGAACAAGTACTGCGGAGCGCGCGTATTCTTGAAGCCAGCTTCTTTGGGTACCGGTGTTATTGCAGGTGGTGCAATGCGTGCAGTTCTTGAAGCTGCCGGAGTTAAGAACGTATTGGCAAAGTCTAAAGGTTCTTCAAACCCGCACAACGTGGTAAAGGCAACATTCCTTGCATTGAGCGAAATGCGTGATGCCATTGCGGTATCGAACCAGCGAGGAGTTAAACTTGACGTTGTATTCAACGGATAA
- the rplN gene encoding 50S ribosomal protein L14, which produces MIQTESRLKVADNSGAKEVLCIRVLGGTRKRYARIGDTIVVTVKDAVPSGNAKKGTVSKAVVVRTKKETRRQDGSYIRFDDNAVVLLNNAGEMRGTRIFGPVARELREKQYMKIVSLAPEVL; this is translated from the coding sequence ATGATACAGACAGAGTCAAGACTTAAAGTAGCTGATAACAGCGGAGCAAAGGAAGTTCTTTGCATCAGGGTTCTTGGTGGAACCAGAAAGCGTTATGCGCGCATCGGTGATACCATCGTGGTAACAGTAAAAGATGCTGTTCCATCCGGTAACGCTAAAAAAGGTACGGTTTCTAAAGCTGTGGTTGTAAGGACCAAGAAAGAGACCAGAAGACAGGACGGATCATACATCCGTTTCGATGACAACGCGGTAGTTCTTTTGAACAATGCTGGTGAGATGAGAGGAACTCGAATCTTCGGACCAGTTGCGCGTGAGTTGAGAGAGAAACAATACATGAAGATCGTATCACTTGCACCAGAGGTGCTTTGA
- a CDS encoding 50S ribosomal protein L15 — translation MALNNLKPAAGSTKSRKRIGRGEGSGHGGTSTRGHKGAKSRSGYKKKVGFEGGQMPLQRRVPKFGFKNPFRVEYHGINLDTLQKLADEKKVSAITPEVLIENGLANKNELVKILGRGELKAKLEVSAHGFSKTAVSAIEAAGGTVVTL, via the coding sequence ATGGCTCTGAATAATCTAAAACCAGCAGCAGGTTCTACCAAGAGTAGAAAACGCATCGGACGAGGCGAAGGAAGCGGTCACGGTGGAACATCAACACGTGGACACAAAGGTGCCAAGTCGCGTTCTGGTTACAAGAAGAAAGTAGGTTTTGAAGGTGGTCAGATGCCACTTCAAAGACGCGTTCCGAAGTTCGGATTCAAGAATCCGTTCCGAGTAGAATACCACGGTATCAACTTGGATACACTTCAGAAGTTGGCTGACGAGAAGAAAGTATCGGCTATCACTCCTGAGGTTCTTATCGAAAACGGACTTGCCAACAAGAACGAGTTGGTGAAAATCTTGGGAAGAGGTGAGCTGAAAGCCAAATTGGAGGTGTCAGCACACGGATTCTCTAAAACAGCAGTAAGTGCAATCGAAGCAGCTGGAGGAACAGTTGTTACGCTATAA
- the rpsH gene encoding 30S ribosomal protein S8: protein MTDPVADYLTRVRNAIQANHKVVDIPASNVKKAITKILFEKGYILNYKFEDEGVQGNIKIALKYNPHTKVNAIKGLERVSKPGLRKYSGAGELPRVKNGLGVAVVSTSHGVMTDKEARAQHIGGEVLCYVY from the coding sequence ATGACAGATCCAGTAGCAGATTATCTGACAAGAGTTAGAAACGCGATTCAGGCGAACCACAAAGTGGTTGATATTCCTGCATCCAACGTGAAAAAGGCTATCACTAAGATCCTTTTCGAGAAAGGATACATCCTGAACTACAAGTTCGAGGACGAAGGTGTTCAAGGCAATATCAAGATCGCTCTCAAGTACAATCCACACACGAAGGTGAATGCCATCAAAGGATTGGAGCGTGTAAGTAAGCCAGGACTTCGTAAGTATTCCGGAGCGGGCGAATTGCCACGCGTAAAGAATGGTCTTGGAGTAGCTGTTGTGTCAACATCTCATGGGGTGATGACCGATAAAGAAGCAAGGGCACAACATATTGGTGGAGAAGTTCTCTGCTACGTGTACTAA
- a CDS encoding 50S ribosomal protein L29, translating to MENAVIRELSGEELEDKLAEERLKLAKMKMNHAVSPVENPQELKHSRRLIARLMTERTKRSKA from the coding sequence ATGGAAAACGCAGTAATAAGAGAATTGTCAGGCGAAGAGCTGGAAGACAAGTTGGCGGAAGAGCGATTGAAGCTTGCCAAGATGAAAATGAATCACGCGGTATCTCCAGTTGAGAATCCGCAAGAGTTGAAGCACTCAAGAAGATTGATCGCTCGTTTGATGACAGAGCGAACTAAAAGGAGCAAAGCATAA
- a CDS encoding 50S ribosomal protein L6, which yields MSRIGLAPVVVPQGVEITVGDNVVKVKGPLGELTQAFDPSIKVEVKDGNVELVRENEAKQTKAYHGLYRSLINNMVEGVSKGYEKKLELVGVGYRASNKGQELELSLGFSHNVVFLLPNEIKVETAMERGKNPIITLKSHDKQLIGQVCAKIRSLRKPEPYKGKGIKFVGEQIRRKAGKSAAKK from the coding sequence ATGTCAAGGATAGGATTAGCACCGGTCGTAGTACCTCAAGGAGTTGAGATAACCGTTGGTGACAACGTTGTGAAAGTAAAAGGTCCATTGGGTGAGCTTACTCAGGCTTTCGATCCTTCTATCAAAGTAGAAGTGAAGGATGGAAACGTTGAGCTTGTCCGTGAGAATGAGGCCAAGCAGACCAAAGCCTACCACGGGCTTTACCGTTCGCTTATCAACAACATGGTAGAAGGCGTATCTAAAGGATACGAGAAGAAGCTGGAATTGGTAGGTGTAGGTTACCGTGCCAGCAACAAAGGGCAGGAGCTTGAGCTTTCATTGGGTTTCTCGCACAACGTGGTTTTTCTTCTTCCAAACGAGATCAAGGTTGAGACCGCGATGGAAAGAGGTAAGAATCCCATCATCACGCTCAAGTCGCACGACAAGCAATTGATCGGACAGGTTTGCGCCAAGATCCGCTCATTGAGAAAGCCTGAACCTTACAAAGGAAAGGGTATCAAGTTCGTAGGAGAACAGATCAGAAGAAAGGCTGGGAAATCAGCAGCTAAAAAATAA
- the rpsN gene encoding 30S ribosomal protein S14 — translation MAKESMKARERKRAKLVARYAEKRARLKEEGDFQALARLPKNGAAIRLHNRCSITGRPKGYMRDFGISRIQFREMANAGLIPGVKKASW, via the coding sequence ATGGCTAAAGAATCAATGAAAGCAAGAGAGCGCAAGCGTGCAAAGCTTGTTGCCCGTTATGCTGAGAAAAGAGCGAGACTGAAAGAAGAAGGAGACTTCCAAGCATTGGCAAGACTTCCTAAGAACGGAGCTGCTATCCGTTTGCATAACAGATGCAGCATCACCGGTCGTCCTAAAGGATACATGAGAGATTTCGGTATCAGCAGGATTCAGTTCAGAGAGATGGCCAATGCCGGGCTCATTCCAGGTGTTAAAAAGGCAAGTTGGTAA
- the rplE gene encoding 50S ribosomal protein L5: MSSTAPTLKKKYQDEIVPALQEKFQYKSIMEVPKLQKICLNQGLGQAVADKKILEAALNDMSTIAGQKAVAAKSKKDIANFKLRKGMAIGARVTLRGDKMYEFLERLVAVALPRVRDFRGISPKGFDGAGNYNMGITEQIIFPEIDIDKVNKILGMDITFVTTAKTNEEGLALLTEFGMPFKK, encoded by the coding sequence ATGAGCAGTACAGCACCGACACTTAAAAAGAAGTACCAGGACGAGATCGTTCCTGCTCTTCAAGAGAAGTTCCAGTACAAGAGTATTATGGAAGTTCCAAAACTGCAGAAGATCTGCTTGAACCAAGGACTTGGACAGGCAGTTGCTGACAAGAAGATCCTTGAGGCAGCGTTGAACGACATGTCAACCATCGCTGGTCAGAAAGCAGTTGCCGCAAAGTCTAAGAAAGACATCGCCAACTTCAAATTGCGTAAGGGAATGGCCATCGGTGCCCGCGTTACGCTTCGTGGAGACAAGATGTATGAATTCTTGGAAAGATTGGTAGCAGTCGCTCTTCCTCGTGTACGTGACTTCCGTGGTATCAGCCCTAAAGGATTTGATGGCGCTGGTAACTACAACATGGGAATCACCGAGCAGATCATCTTCCCAGAGATCGATATCGATAAAGTGAACAAGATTCTTGGTATGGACATCACTTTCGTGACAACTGCTAAGACAAACGAAGAAGGACTCGCACTTTTGACCGAGTTCGGAATGCCATTTAAAAAGTAA
- a CDS encoding 50S ribosomal protein L24, with translation MAKFHIKKDDTVKVMTGESKGLEGKVLEVFPSKNKALVEGANIVKRHTKPNAANPNGGIVEKEAPIHISNLMLVDPKTGETTKVGRKEVDGKLVRYSKKSGEVIK, from the coding sequence ATGGCAAAGTTTCACATTAAGAAAGACGATACCGTTAAGGTAATGACCGGTGAGTCCAAAGGACTTGAAGGCAAGGTGCTTGAAGTGTTCCCTTCTAAGAACAAAGCGTTGGTAGAAGGAGCAAACATCGTTAAGCGTCACACCAAGCCGAATGCCGCCAATCCTAACGGAGGTATTGTGGAGAAAGAAGCACCCATCCACATTTCTAACCTTATGTTGGTTGATCCTAAAACAGGAGAAACCACCAAAGTGGGAAGAAAAGAGGTTGATGGTAAGCTTGTAAGATATTCTAAGAAATCCGGAGAAGTAATTAAGTGA
- the rpsC gene encoding 30S ribosomal protein S3, which yields MGQKTNPIGNRLGIVKGWDSNWYGGKETPAKIEEDYKIRKYLRARLAKASISKIIVERTLKLITVTVNTARPGIIIGKGGQEVDKLKEELKKITGKEVQINIFEIKRPELDARLVADSVARQLEGRISFRRAMKMAVASTMRMGAEGIKIQVSGRLGGAEMARSEMYKDGRIPLHTFRADIDYANVEAHTTYGRLGIKVWIMLGEVYGKRDLAPNATVQSKKPARLARRERGTKK from the coding sequence GAATCGTTAAAGGTTGGGACTCCAACTGGTACGGTGGTAAAGAAACCCCAGCAAAAATTGAGGAGGATTACAAGATCCGAAAGTACCTGCGCGCCCGTTTGGCAAAGGCAAGTATCTCTAAGATCATTGTAGAGCGTACCCTTAAGTTGATCACGGTTACGGTAAATACTGCACGTCCAGGTATCATCATTGGTAAAGGAGGTCAGGAAGTAGATAAATTGAAAGAAGAGTTGAAGAAGATCACCGGCAAGGAGGTTCAGATCAACATCTTCGAGATCAAGCGCCCAGAATTGGATGCCCGTTTGGTGGCCGATAGCGTTGCCCGTCAGTTGGAAGGACGTATCTCTTTCCGTAGAGCAATGAAAATGGCGGTTGCCTCAACCATGAGAATGGGAGCAGAGGGAATCAAGATCCAAGTGAGTGGTCGTTTGGGAGGAGCTGAAATGGCGCGTTCTGAGATGTACAAAGATGGTCGTATTCCATTGCACACATTCCGTGCAGACATCGATTACGCAAACGTTGAGGCACACACAACCTATGGTCGTCTTGGAATCAAGGTTTGGATCATGTTGGGAGAGGTTTACGGAAAGCGTGATCTGGCACCTAACGCAACGGTTCAGAGCAAGAAACCAGCACGTTTGGCCAGAAGAGAGCGTGGTACTAAGAAGTAA
- a CDS encoding 50S ribosomal protein L18 has protein sequence MATSNKRLKIKKRIRSVVSGSADRPRMSVFRSNKDIYVQLIDDNDGKTLLSASSSEKGVADEKGTKTEIAGKVGKLIAEKAKEAGIETVVFDRNGYLYHGRVKALADGAREEGLKF, from the coding sequence ATGGCTACCAGTAATAAAAGACTAAAGATCAAGAAACGCATCCGTAGCGTAGTGTCGGGTTCTGCAGACAGACCAAGAATGTCGGTTTTCCGCAGCAACAAGGACATCTATGTTCAGTTGATCGATGACAACGATGGTAAAACCCTATTGTCTGCATCTTCTTCAGAGAAAGGAGTGGCTGATGAGAAAGGAACCAAGACGGAGATCGCTGGTAAAGTGGGTAAGTTGATCGCAGAGAAGGCAAAGGAAGCTGGTATCGAAACTGTTGTTTTCGATCGTAACGGTTACCTGTACCACGGACGTGTGAAAGCGTTGGCTGATGGTGCTCGTGAAGAAGGTCTTAAATTCTAA
- the rpsQ gene encoding 30S ribosomal protein S17, with protein sequence MESTARNLRKERIGVVTSDKMDKTITVSVERKVKHPMYGKFVKKTNKFHAHDENNDCGIGDTVRIMETRPLSKSKNWRLVEIIEKAK encoded by the coding sequence ATGGAAAGTACAGCAAGAAACCTTAGAAAAGAAAGGATCGGGGTCGTTACCAGCGATAAGATGGATAAGACCATCACTGTTAGCGTTGAGCGTAAAGTGAAGCACCCGATGTATGGAAAGTTCGTTAAGAAGACGAACAAGTTCCATGCACACGATGAGAACAACGACTGCGGTATCGGAGATACGGTTCGCATCATGGAGACACGTCCTTTGAGCAAGTCTAAGAACTGGAGGTTGGTAGAGATCATTGAAAAAGCCAAGTAA